Within the Thermanaeromonas toyohensis ToBE genome, the region CTTTGGTAATAGTGTCAAGGTCAACATCAAGAAGGAGCAAGTTTCTTGCTACTTCCAGTTTAGCTTCGATCTTACCCTCCAGTTTACCCTCAAGTTTACCTTCAAGTCTGCCTTTTTCTTCACCTTCTTTTAATCCTTTTAACCAAGCCTCCTGCTGCATTTCTTCTAGCACCAATTCCAGGTTGCTTATTATCTTTTTCACCTCCCAGGGATAACTTACTGCCAGGATGTCCTCAAGTTTTACCGGTGCGTCCGTAGGTTGTAATATGGCCCTAGTGTGCAGCCTAACTGTCTAGAATACTTTTGGGTGGTACTGCTTATTTATGCTTAATTGATGTTGTTAAGCGGGTTCTCTGTCTTCCGGGTCTTCTTCATTTTGCCTGAATTCCATATCGTAATTTTGGAGGAAGTTTAGTTCGGCTTCGCTTAATCCGTAATGGGGTGCCAGAAATGCGTCGATGCGGAGGATGAACGGTAGCGATTTTCTGGGGTGTATTTCGTCCATTTCGATGGTTACTCCTTTTACTTGGAGTTTCTTGCGCAGGGCACTCCTTTGATATTCTTTCATCAATTCCTCAGTCGCTTTTATCAACTGCTCATCGGAAAGCACGCTTTCGGGCAACGGCATAGAAAGCACTTCGTTATTGAGTACGTGAAATTCATCAGACTGGATAATCCACCAGAAGTAGAAAAGGTTGGAGTTCAATACGGCGACAATAGCTTTAGCAGCTTTAGGAGATGTTGCCACAAGTTGCCTCAAATTCGTAGAAATTCCGGGGATTCCGTTTCTGGTAAAGTAGGGAATGAAATCATAAGCCTTGAGCCAGTATCTGCCGACAGAGTGGTAAAAAACTGGGTAACCTTTGTTGTCCTCTGTGAGGTAGTCAGCGACAGTCTTTGTTATGGCGTTAAATTTTTTGTAGACAGAAGCTCCTGTATCATCCGCTACTCTAGGGATAAAACCCTCACTGAGCACGCCCGCACATCCCATCACCGGGGTAAATATTACTTTTTCTCTATCACAGTGGTTGAAGCGGTAGAGTCTCGACGATTCTACGACACACGGCCCTTCGCCTTTATTCCGTGCGAAGAAAATCGTAGTCCTTTGCTCTGCTTCCGGAAATATTTTTGATGGTCTTATGGAGTAGTGGGCGGCTTTTAAGTTTCCATAGTTTTGGTATATAGCTCTCCGCACTTTTTCAAAAGTGCTTCCGCAGGAGAATGAAAGTGGGACTATGAAGGAGAGGGCGCCGCGCTTTTTATTCAGTTGGATTCCCTTTACAATGAAATGAGCGAACAGGTTTCTTGTCCCGGCTGCGTCGGAAAGCTTGTGGAATGGCGATTCCTCAAAGACGTCATAAGGCGGGTTCCCGATGATACCGTCGAACCCGGGGTCCTCTTCGGGGTCCGCTGCGTCATTAAAGTAGCAGTAGTGAAAATTCAGAGGGGCAAAGAGAGGAATTGAAGGGGCCTGTCCGTATTCTGTTCTAAAAGCCGCCGACAGCTCCGCCAGCAAGGTGTTCTTTATTTTCTTGTACTGTTCGATTATCGAAGGGTTCCACGGGTTTGAGAGGTAAGAGTTCCTTAATTCCTGCATTTTCCTGATACTGTCTCTATACTTTGCAAGCAGTTCGTAACACTTTTCTGTCGGCAGGTCGATTAACGTGTCCGCGTTGATAAAGTTAGACTCGAGATCCGGCAGAACATGGCTGACATTCCGGGGCAGTGCGCTGTACCTGAAGTGCTCTGGGGCCAGCTTCAGGGCTTCTTTCCAGATGTTGACCTTGGCTACATCCAACGCCTTCCCATCCAGGTCTATACCGTGCAGGTGTCTCAAGATTAACAGTGCTATGAGACGGCGACCATCATGGGACTCTTTTCCCAGGCCGAGGATTTCCCTTACTTCTATTGTTTTTTCCCTTGGCAGCCTTATATGGTCAGGTTCGAATATTGTCTGGGAAGTCGTGTAATCAACCGCCCAGAGTGTTTTTTGGTTAATCTCCTGATACACGTTCCAGATATGCCGTAACACCTTTATCAAAAAGCTTCCAGAACCGCAGGCGGGATCAATGATCCGGATTTTGGACAACCTGAGTGCTAGGTTTTTTGCCTGTTCGTAGTCTTTTGCTTCGAGGGCATTCAGGAGGTCGTTCTTTATAGGCACAAAAAGCTCTGCAACTATCATCCGGCTCATGTGCTCCGTAACATCAGCCGGAGTATAGTATATTCCCTGCTGTTTCTTCTGTTCTGCGAGAAATGTTTCATAAGCTTTTCCAAATATATCTTCATCAATGCTCCGGTAGTTGTAGTATAGCAAGCCAATTCCGAAGGTTGCAGACCATTCGGAGAGGCCGAGTACCCGTTCGATGGCAGCCCGGAACCTGGCAAGGTTCTTTTCTGTTTGGACCAAGTAGCGGAAGGTGTCTTCCCGGAACAGTTCGGTGTCGTAATATTCGTAGCACCACTTATCGACTTCTTGGAGAAACTCTGACAGGACCTTCGCGTACCCTTTTGCTTTCCACTTTTTTTCTTTGTCTGCGAAGGTGTCTTTCAAAAAATTGAAAGGGATAAGGCCGTAGTCTTCGAGTGTTTTCACAAAGATAAATTTGCTTAGGATGCGAACAATTTGCTCTTCTTTGCTGGATGTGAACTCCACCTCTTCCATTTCTGCATACCACTTTTTAAGGTCTGCGAAGAAGCGCTGGTCAAGGTCGTGCTTGGGCGTGATGTCTTCCTTACGTCTTACGACATCCCATAAGTCAGGGTTCTTGGTTAAATCTTTCACCAGATTGACAAATGGTTCCTTCAAGAACGGTTTGAACTCAAAAATGGCTTCCCGGTTAAAATAATAGACTTCCTTCAGGTTGGTAAACAAAACGTAGTCATAATCCCGGAGGTACTGCTTGACCTGGTTTTTGTCGTCCTGGAGCAAGCGCAAAAATTCCGCTTCCAGCTGAGAAAGTACGATTTTGCCAGCCCTGGTCACATGCAATGGTTTCAGTTCAACCGCGACAGGGTTGCCTGTGTAATGCTGGATCAGATAGTCTACCCAGCCTTTGCCTGCTTTTATTTGCGGGCTAAGGTTGAGGGAGAGGTACTCTTTTCCTTCCAGGAGAGGACGAAAAACATATTCGGAAAGGGCTGTTTCTGGTTTCCCTCCGGCAAGGATTATATCTACGTACTTCTCTGCATCAGGAGTTCTAAGTCTCTCTTTGAGTTCACTGAATTCATCAGGGGACAAGGTTTTTACACTGCCGAGTAGTTCGATATCGGCCAATAAATCGTCTATTCTGTTGAACACATTGCATCACTCCATTTTGCAAGAGCTGACAATACGGGAGGCGAGGAGAATGAAAACAGTAGTTACCGGGGCTTCTACAGCATACGAAACGTCATGGCCAATGCCAGTATATCACAAGGCGGCCAACAATCCAACACCTTCTTAAATGCTTTCTCCCTATTTGGCTGACCTGTACGACAAAGCCATACTGTCAAATGGTGGGGTCTCATCCGGAGAAATTCTTTCTAGACGCACCTACTGTATCTTGACACGGACTTGGAGCCTGCGACTTGTTGACGACCACTAAAGCTTTTGCTAGACTCCATCTCGAAAGCGAGGAAGTGCATGATTGCTGAAGTTTTCTCGCCAGCGTGATCGGTTGGGATGAAATGCGAAATGTGCGTCTCGGTACGACCGGCAAGGGTAATAGGCACTACCTGGGGGAAGCCGGGCTTTTAGTTACGTTCCAAAGGGAGGCAGGTGGAAAATGCGGGCAGTAGGCAGGATATGTTGCAACCCTGAAGTGATGTTGGGACAACCGACAATAAGAGGGACGCGGTTAACGGTTGCATTTATTTTGAGATGCCTAGCTACTATGGACATTGAGGAGGTTCTGGAGCAGTATCCATTTTTGACCAGAGAAGATGTTGCTGCGGCACTCGAGTATGCAGCAGAGGTTTTAGAAGGTGGAAAGGGAGATAATGAATTTTTGTTGAACGAGAATGTTAGCAAGCAGGTAGCGAAAGCTTAAAGAATTTAGGCCACGAAGCTGAAATGGTTAGAGATGCATTAGGTCTCAGTGTTCCGTTTGCTTCCTAAGGTCCTCTATTTCTTCTAAGCTGAATCCCGTAGCTTTGGCAATGGTGTCAACGTCGACATTGAGAAGCAGTAAGTTTTTGGCTACTTGCAGTTTGGCTTTACGTTCGCCTTCCAGTTCGCCTTCTAGTTTACCCTTCTCCAGTCCCTTTAACCAAGCCTCCCGCTGCATCTCTTCTAGCACCAATTCCAGGTTGCTTATCATCTTTTCCACCTCCCAGGGATAACTTACTGATAGGATATTCTCAAGTTTCACCTGCGCATCCACAGGTAGCTTGGGCCTTATAACGTTCAATAGCCACGCCTTTAGGTAACGAAACTCATCAGGAGTAAGAGTCTTTATTACCCTGGCCAGTTTACGAAGGCGCTTCACAAGTTCTTGGGGACTAATTCTTTGGTCTAGCAAAAAACACTGGCTATCAAATTTGCCGCGTTAAGAAGCTCTTCTTCGCTGTAGCGGTTTACATCAAAAAGAAGATAGCGGAAGTCGAGAAGGTATTTAGCAAATTCTTCGTAACCGGCCTGCATTTCTTTAAAGGTACGGGCGGCTGTCCATTGAGTGGACCCATTATACAGAACTGCTGGGATGATGGGCGGTAGCCGAAAGTCCTTACGTTCCCGTTCAGCTTGGGGAGTGTTGTGGTAAACGTCCCGCCAGACTTCCACCATATATAACAGCAGCCTGAAAGGCATGAGGTAGTCTACAGTTGATTGGAGTTCCAAAAGGATGTAAAAGATAATGCTCCGGTCTTTATTTTTAAGCATGTAGATGATGTCGGCTTCTTTTTCCTGAAAGTCCTGGAGGATATATGATTTGTTCACTAAGATAAGGCTGTTTTCGTCTATTGTTTCTACCCAGTGTTCGCGGACGAAGGTTTTCAGGAGTTCGAGGAACACCTTTTTGTAAGCCAGAAGCTGTTTGTAACCTTTATCGTGCGGGTGGTGGGGTAGTTTGGGCTGCTGTTCATGTCCAGGCACGGGACCACTTCCTTCTACGGGAATTATAGCATTGCTTCGAAGGGAAAAGGAAGATGCGACCCAGCTATAGAATACGTTTAATGTTCGTTGCCGGGGGTTAGGGACAAAAAGGTAAAACGTTGGGGGTGGCGGTTTCCGTGCTCGTGCGGACTTAAGGGAAAAAGGGCAACTTAAGAACCAAGATGTCGGGTACATGATTCTTAACTGGTCGGCTAACAGAGTATTGGTGGCACAAGGTCCGTTGAAAGGGGTGGGTGTAGTTAATGTCCAAGCAAATGATAATTGAGCACTCCGAACCCGGTTTTGTCATTACCTTAACCGATGACCTGGAAAACACTTTACGCAATCTTTCTTGGGAGCAGGTAGAAAAGCTGCGGCAGGAGCTAGTGATTCTTGCACGCCAGATATCAGCGGAGTGCGGCCGTGCTCTGGAGGCTTTTCACGTTGAGGTTCCGAGCGAAGTTGGAGCTTCCATTCCCTCTTTAGCCACGTTGGAAGATGTCGACAAGACATATGTTGAACAAGTGTTGGAGCGGGCAAAGGAGCAATTCGGATGGAAGTTTAAGCTCTACATGAGCTATCTCCTGGAAGGGAGATACTCACGCCGGGACTACATTGAGGACATCAGGGATGAAATCATGCACGGCGACTATGGGGACCCCGTTCTGCCTGCTGAACTAAGGGAGCACCGGCGGCGCCTGCTTGAACAGAGGATACCGCCAGTATGTAAAGGGCTTACTGTGGATCACTATCTGGTCGGCCACTGGTGGGTGGAAGAAGAAACCAAGCAGGTAGAGAAAATATTCGAGGAAGTAGACAGCGAAATTCGGGCTGTAGGGCGGTATCTGCTGGAGACGATAACTCCTTCAGAAAAAAACGAAGAAGAACTGTTCTACTGGTGCGTCTTTGCTTCCCAGACGTGCCACGACCGGTTCTACGAGCTTTACGGGGCTCTAGAAGAGAAAGTGCCTTACCTTCACCGGAAAGCCCACTACTGCTGGACGCTTTACCGGACGGGGCGGTGTTTCAGGGACTGGCTTGTGGGGAAGATGAAGGAATACGTCGAAGAAGCACGGAGCATTTATATTCCGGAGGGGATTGAGGCCCTGGAAGGGATACTTACAAAGATGCGGGACGAACTTTCCGGCCTGTTTGCCGATGAGAGCGGGGGCGAAACTGAGAAACAAGAAGAAAGGGATAAACCATGAAAGTTGCGTCAGTCGAGATAACGACCGCCTGCGACCTGGCGTGCGGGTACTGCCAGCAGGCGCACACGGGCGAATTCATGGACGAAACCACCTTCAGGCAGGTTCTCGGAACATGCAGGGAGGCGGGGTACCGGGCGGTGGCCCTTGGTGGCGGTGAACCGCTGCTTCATCCCGGTGTGAACGACTTTTTACACCTTGCCCGGCAGGCCGGTTTTACCACCGCCCTGACCACGAATGCAACCTTACCTGAAAGGGTATACCGGTTGAAGAACCTGGACTACCTGGGAGTGTCCTGCGGTAAGGGGGAGTGGGAAGCTGTTCTGGACTGGGGGAGAGAGGCCCCGTTTGCTGTCACGGCGGTTGTTCTCCTTACGAAAGGCGGTCTAGAAGCGCTGAGAAACCAAGCTGTCAAGGCGTATTCCCTTGGCTGCCGCAGGTTCATGTTCACTTCATACAAAGGGGACCAGCAGGAGTATTATCCTTCACGGGAAGAACTGGCACTGATGCTGGCGGTGGGTGCCTACCTTGGCAGGACTGCTGGTGCGGTGGTGGGAATAGATGCGTATACGTACCGGCGCCTTGGGCTGTTGAAAGAGTGCAGGGGTGATTTTGTCCGGTTCGACGTTTACGGCCGGCAGCAGCCCTGCTGCTTCTCGGCATGCGAATACTATCTATCAGTATCTCGTGCGGTTGCGGATTACCCCGGGGATAGAGCATGAGCTGGCCGGACGGGAGAGGTCGAGAATGTGCGGCGGAAGTATTCAGAGCACAGGCCATGAGGTCCGCAGCGTGTACCCTGTTGGGAACCATCACCTGATTCTGGAATTCGAGAATGGGGAGTACCGGGTGGTTGATATCCGGCCCTTTATAAAGGGGCCGGTATTTGAACCCCTGAGGGATCCGGCGTTTTTCCGCCAGGTGAGAGTTGATCCTGACGCGCGCACTGTGGTCTGGCCCAACGGGGCGGACATATGCCCGGACGTGCTGTACGCTAAGAGCGTCCCGCTTGAGCTGCCGAAGGAGATTGGAGCATAGAGTAAAAGACTGAGCGAGCTTTCGTGAGCGGCCTGGAAAGACAGGCCGCTTTTCGTTTATACGGGCCAACAGCCGGCCCGCCAAGACCATTCCACCAGAAAGGAGGGAGTGGGGCGGGCCGATAAGGGCCCGCCCTCAGTACAATGAAAAGGCTTGCGAACAGCAAGGACCAAAAAGTGAGGGAGCTTTACAACAGGCTCATTGAAGGCGTCAGAGAGGTGCTGG harbors:
- a CDS encoding Eco57I restriction-modification methylase domain-containing protein; amino-acid sequence: MFNRIDDLLADIELLGSVKTLSPDEFSELKERLRTPDAEKYVDIILAGGKPETALSEYVFRPLLEGKEYLSLNLSPQIKAGKGWVDYLIQHYTGNPVAVELKPLHVTRAGKIVLSQLEAEFLRLLQDDKNQVKQYLRDYDYVLFTNLKEVYYFNREAIFEFKPFLKEPFVNLVKDLTKNPDLWDVVRRKEDITPKHDLDQRFFADLKKWYAEMEEVEFTSSKEEQIVRILSKFIFVKTLEDYGLIPFNFLKDTFADKEKKWKAKGYAKVLSEFLQEVDKWCYEYYDTELFREDTFRYLVQTEKNLARFRAAIERVLGLSEWSATFGIGLLYYNYRSIDEDIFGKAYETFLAEQKKQQGIYYTPADVTEHMSRMIVAELFVPIKNDLLNALEAKDYEQAKNLALRLSKIRIIDPACGSGSFLIKVLRHIWNVYQEINQKTLWAVDYTTSQTIFEPDHIRLPREKTIEVREILGLGKESHDGRRLIALLILRHLHGIDLDGKALDVAKVNIWKEALKLAPEHFRYSALPRNVSHVLPDLESNFINADTLIDLPTEKCYELLAKYRDSIRKMQELRNSYLSNPWNPSIIEQYKKIKNTLLAELSAAFRTEYGQAPSIPLFAPLNFHYCYFNDAADPEEDPGFDGIIGNPPYDVFEESPFHKLSDAAGTRNLFAHFIVKGIQLNKKRGALSFIVPLSFSCGSTFEKVRRAIYQNYGNLKAAHYSIRPSKIFPEAEQRTTIFFARNKGEGPCVVESSRLYRFNHCDREKVIFTPVMGCAGVLSEGFIPRVADDTGASVYKKFNAITKTVADYLTEDNKGYPVFYHSVGRYWLKAYDFIPYFTRNGIPGISTNLRQLVATSPKAAKAIVAVLNSNLFYFWWIIQSDEFHVLNNEVLSMPLPESVLSDEQLIKATEELMKEYQRSALRKKLQVKGVTIEMDEIHPRKSLPFILRIDAFLAPHYGLSEAELNFLQNYDMEFRQNEEDPEDREPA
- a CDS encoding DUF433 domain-containing protein, with the protein product MRAVGRICCNPEVMLGQPTIRGTRLTVAFILRCLATMDIEEVLEQYPFLTREDVAAALEYAAEVLEGGKGDNEFLLNENVSKQVAKA
- a CDS encoding Rpn family recombination-promoting nuclease/putative transposase, with protein sequence MPGHEQQPKLPHHPHDKGYKQLLAYKKVFLELLKTFVREHWVETIDENSLILVNKSYILQDFQEKEADIIYMLKNKDRSIIFYILLELQSTVDYLMPFRLLLYMVEVWRDVYHNTPQAERERKDFRLPPIIPAVLYNGSTQWTAARTFKEMQAGYEEFAKYLLDFRYLLFDVNRYSEEELLNAANLIASVFC
- a CDS encoding radical SAM protein; the encoded protein is MKVASVEITTACDLACGYCQQAHTGEFMDETTFRQVLGTCREAGYRAVALGGGEPLLHPGVNDFLHLARQAGFTTALTTNATLPERVYRLKNLDYLGVSCGKGEWEAVLDWGREAPFAVTAVVLLTKGGLEALRNQAVKAYSLGCRRFMFTSYKGDQQEYYPSREELALMLAVGAYLGRTAGAVVGIDAYTYRRLGLLKECRGDFVRFDVYGRQQPCCFSACEYYLSVSRAVADYPGDRA
- a CDS encoding DUF2442 domain-containing protein; the encoded protein is MYPVGNHHLILEFENGEYRVVDIRPFIKGPVFEPLRDPAFFRQVRVDPDARTVVWPNGADICPDVLYAKSVPLELPKEIGA